Proteins from a single region of Salipiger sp. H15:
- a CDS encoding ABC transporter permease: MKPGQILRAALIALLLALVLKPALFTPVFAPFAPANGPVIYTRSSLLSLSLSHLGLVALASTAATLVAVTLAILVTRPSGAAFRPLSRTLTNVGQTFPPVAVLALAVPALGFGAGPTLVALFLYGLLPIFENAMTGLSTLPAATMEAARGLGLDRWQRLWRVELPLALPVILGGIRLSVVIALGTATIGSTVAARTLGEVIIAGLLTSNTAFVLQGGLIVGLFAVLIHDALVQLERYLARRSGRG; this comes from the coding sequence GTGAAACCCGGGCAGATTCTGCGCGCCGCGCTCATCGCACTCCTGCTGGCGCTGGTGCTGAAACCCGCGCTCTTCACCCCCGTCTTCGCCCCCTTCGCCCCCGCGAACGGCCCGGTGATCTACACCCGCAGCTCGCTGCTCTCGCTGTCGCTGAGCCACCTCGGCCTCGTCGCCCTCGCCTCGACCGCGGCGACGCTGGTGGCGGTGACGCTGGCGATCCTCGTCACCCGCCCCTCAGGCGCCGCCTTCCGGCCGCTCTCGCGCACGCTCACCAATGTCGGGCAGACCTTCCCGCCCGTGGCGGTGCTGGCGCTGGCGGTCCCGGCGCTCGGCTTCGGCGCCGGGCCGACACTGGTGGCGCTCTTCCTCTACGGGCTGCTGCCGATCTTCGAGAACGCGATGACCGGCCTCTCGACCCTGCCCGCCGCCACGATGGAGGCGGCGCGCGGCCTCGGCCTCGACCGCTGGCAGAGGCTCTGGCGGGTCGAGCTGCCGCTGGCCCTGCCGGTGATCCTCGGCGGCATCCGGCTCTCGGTGGTGATCGCCCTCGGCACCGCCACCATCGGCTCGACCGTGGCGGCGCGCACGCTGGGCGAGGTGATCATCGCCGGGCTGCTCACCAGCAACACCGCCTTCGTGCTGCAGGGCGGGCTCATCGTCGGGCTCTTCGCGGTGCTGATCCACGATGCGCTGGTGCAGCTCGAAAGGTATCTCGCGCGGCGCAGCGGGCGCGGCTGA
- the sdhD gene encoding succinate dehydrogenase, hydrophobic membrane anchor protein, which yields MRFVTDRKLAQGLGAARTGTHHHWNAMITSAALVVLVPLFVFTFGAALGRGYEEVLAYFAQPCTAIITALTAVVVILHCKGEIDEAVIDYVPGTLGKLVLVAVQALSWAMIAGALFALVKLAL from the coding sequence ATGCGATTTGTGACCGACCGCAAACTGGCGCAGGGTCTGGGCGCGGCCCGCACGGGCACCCACCACCACTGGAACGCCATGATCACCTCGGCCGCGCTGGTCGTGCTGGTGCCGCTCTTCGTCTTCACCTTCGGCGCCGCCCTCGGCCGCGGCTACGAAGAGGTGCTGGCCTACTTCGCGCAGCCCTGCACGGCGATCATCACCGCGCTGACCGCCGTGGTGGTGATCCTGCACTGCAAGGGTGAAATCGACGAAGCCGTCATCGACTACGTTCCCGGCACGCTCGGCAAGCTGGTGCTCGTCGCCGTTCAGGCGCTGTCCTGGGCGATGATCGCAGGCGCGCTCTTCGCGCTGGTCAAACTGGCACTCTGA
- the sdhA gene encoding succinate dehydrogenase flavoprotein subunit, which translates to MTAAYQYETHDYDVVVVGAGGAGLRATLGMAEQGLRTACVTKVFPTRSHTVAAQGGIAASLANMGPDNWQWHMYDTVKGSDWLGDTDAMEYLARSAPAAVYELEHYGVPFSRTEEGKIYQRPFGGHTTEFGEGPAVQRTCAAADRTGHAILHTLYGQSLKNNAEFYIEYFAIDLLMEDGVCKGVLCWKLDDGTFHVFNAKMTVLATGGYGRAYFSATSAHTCTGDGGGMVARAGLPLQDMEFVQFHPTGIYGSGCLITEGARGEGGYLTNKDGERFMERYAPQYKDLAPRDYVSRCMTMEIREGRGVGEHGDHIHLNLSHLPKEALAERLPGISESAKIFAGVDVTKEPIPVLPTVHYNMGGIPTNYWGEVLDPTAENPNAVVPGLMAVGEAGCASVHGATRLGSNSLIDLVVFGRAAAIRAGEVVDRAGAVPTAPKSQIDKAFDRFDGVRNASGAIPTAELRLEMQRTMQADAAVFRASETLKEGKEKMTEIAGKMGDIKVTDRSLIWNSDLMESLELTNLMPNAIATIVGAEARHESRGAHAHEDFANRDDENWRVHTISRVEGNKVELSYRPVVVDPLTTEAEGGISLKKIAPKARTF; encoded by the coding sequence ATGACTGCAGCATATCAATACGAGACGCACGACTATGACGTCGTGGTCGTGGGGGCCGGCGGCGCCGGCCTGCGCGCCACCCTCGGCATGGCAGAGCAGGGCCTGCGTACCGCCTGCGTGACCAAGGTCTTCCCCACCCGCTCGCACACCGTCGCGGCGCAGGGCGGCATCGCCGCCTCGCTGGCCAACATGGGCCCGGACAACTGGCAGTGGCACATGTACGACACGGTGAAGGGCTCCGACTGGCTCGGCGACACCGACGCCATGGAATACCTCGCCCGTTCCGCGCCCGCCGCGGTCTACGAGCTCGAGCATTACGGCGTGCCCTTCTCGCGTACCGAGGAAGGAAAGATCTACCAGCGCCCCTTCGGCGGCCACACCACCGAGTTCGGTGAAGGCCCCGCCGTGCAGCGCACCTGCGCCGCGGCGGACCGGACCGGCCACGCGATCCTGCACACGCTCTACGGCCAGTCGCTGAAGAACAACGCGGAATTCTACATCGAGTATTTCGCCATCGACCTGCTGATGGAGGACGGCGTCTGCAAGGGCGTGCTGTGCTGGAAGCTCGACGACGGCACCTTCCACGTGTTCAACGCCAAGATGACCGTGCTGGCCACCGGCGGCTACGGCCGGGCCTATTTCTCGGCCACCTCGGCGCACACCTGCACCGGCGACGGCGGCGGCATGGTGGCCCGTGCGGGCCTGCCGCTGCAGGACATGGAATTCGTGCAGTTCCACCCGACCGGCATCTACGGCTCGGGCTGCCTGATCACCGAGGGTGCCCGCGGTGAAGGCGGCTACCTGACCAACAAGGACGGCGAGCGGTTCATGGAGCGCTATGCGCCCCAGTACAAGGACCTCGCGCCCCGCGACTACGTCTCGCGCTGCATGACCATGGAAATCCGCGAAGGCCGCGGCGTGGGCGAGCATGGCGACCACATCCACCTGAACCTCTCGCACCTGCCGAAGGAAGCGCTCGCCGAGCGCCTGCCGGGCATCTCCGAGAGCGCGAAGATCTTCGCCGGCGTGGACGTGACCAAGGAGCCGATCCCGGTTCTGCCGACCGTGCACTACAACATGGGCGGCATTCCGACCAACTACTGGGGCGAGGTGCTCGACCCGACCGCCGAGAACCCGAACGCCGTCGTGCCGGGCCTCATGGCGGTGGGCGAGGCGGGCTGCGCCTCGGTGCACGGGGCGACCCGCCTCGGCTCGAACTCGCTGATCGACCTCGTGGTCTTCGGCCGCGCCGCCGCGATCCGCGCCGGCGAGGTGGTGGACCGTGCGGGTGCCGTGCCGACCGCGCCGAAGTCGCAGATCGACAAGGCCTTCGACCGTTTCGACGGCGTGCGCAACGCTTCGGGCGCGATCCCGACCGCCGAGCTGCGCCTCGAGATGCAGCGCACCATGCAGGCCGATGCCGCGGTGTTCCGTGCCTCCGAGACGCTGAAGGAAGGCAAGGAAAAGATGACCGAGATCGCCGGCAAGATGGGCGACATCAAGGTCACCGACCGCTCGCTGATCTGGAACTCGGACCTGATGGAAAGCCTCGAGCTGACCAACCTCATGCCGAACGCGATCGCGACCATCGTCGGCGCCGAGGCGCGCCACGAGAGCCGCGGCGCGCATGCGCACGAGGACTTCGCGAACCGCGATGACGAGAACTGGCGCGTGCACACGATCAGCCGCGTCGAGGGCAACAAGGTGGAGCTGAGCTACCGCCCGGTCGTCGTCGACCCGCTGACCACGGAAGCCGAAGGCGGCATCTCGCTGAAGAAGATCGCGCCGAAGGCGCGGACCTTCTGA
- a CDS encoding ABC transporter permease, whose product MLWDSAPLNAVLPGALALTAGLALGIPAGAPLRRLGGSLLGLAGLILLLARGAASQLDGAGDLARVSPAAGAWCLLLVLMLLMADALSQLRPGPRARAGLLALLLAALAALLWSGALSNLSVLQEYASRKEAFRTAALRHLALALGSLGAAALIGFPLGILCHRNGSLRGMALPVLSFLQTIPSLAMFGIMIPILGWVAATYPAARALGIAGIGFAPAFLALVLYSLLPVVANTVTGLAATPPAAIEAARGMGMTGAQRLWKVELPLAMPVILAGLRIVLVQNIGLAVIAGLIGGGGFGSFVFQGLNQTATDLILLGALPTVLLALVAAIVMDILVDLTRRIPERQP is encoded by the coding sequence ATGCTCTGGGACAGCGCGCCCCTAAATGCAGTGCTTCCGGGTGCGCTCGCGCTCACCGCCGGGCTCGCGCTCGGCATCCCCGCCGGCGCGCCGCTGCGCCGCCTCGGCGGCAGCCTGCTCGGCCTTGCCGGGCTCATCCTTCTTCTCGCGCGCGGCGCGGCCAGCCAGCTCGACGGCGCCGGCGACCTCGCCCGCGTCTCTCCCGCTGCCGGGGCGTGGTGCCTGCTGCTGGTGCTGATGCTGCTCATGGCCGACGCACTGTCGCAATTGCGCCCCGGCCCGCGCGCCCGCGCCGGGCTGCTCGCGCTGCTGCTGGCCGCGCTCGCCGCGCTGCTCTGGTCCGGGGCGCTCTCGAACCTTTCGGTGCTGCAGGAATACGCCAGCCGCAAGGAGGCCTTCCGCACCGCCGCCCTGCGCCACCTCGCGCTGGCGCTCGGCTCGCTCGGCGCGGCGGCGCTGATCGGCTTCCCGCTCGGCATCCTCTGCCACCGCAACGGCAGCCTGCGCGGCATGGCCCTGCCGGTGCTGAGCTTCCTGCAGACCATCCCGTCGCTGGCGATGTTCGGCATCATGATCCCGATCCTCGGCTGGGTGGCCGCGACCTATCCCGCCGCCCGCGCGCTCGGCATCGCCGGGATCGGTTTCGCCCCCGCCTTCCTCGCGCTGGTGCTCTATTCCCTGCTGCCGGTGGTCGCCAACACCGTGACCGGGCTCGCCGCCACCCCGCCCGCCGCCATCGAGGCCGCGCGCGGCATGGGCATGACCGGCGCGCAGCGCCTCTGGAAGGTCGAGCTGCCGCTCGCCATGCCGGTGATCCTTGCAGGCCTTCGCATCGTGCTGGTGCAGAACATCGGCCTTGCCGTCATCGCCGGGCTGATCGGCGGCGGCGGCTTCGGCAGCTTCGTCTTCCAGGGGCTCAACCAGACCGCCACCGACCTCATCCTGCTGGGCGCGCTGCCCACCGTCCTCCTCGCCCTCGTCGCGGCGATCGTCATGGACATCCTCGTCGACCTCACCCGCCGCATCCCGGAGCGCCAGCCATGA
- a CDS encoding MaoC family dehydratase: MAKTNPGRFFEDYRIGQVIDHAVPRTVSGGERALYHALYPARHALYSSDEFARSVGLPSAPLDDLAAFHLVFGKTVPDVSLNAVANLGYAEGRWLQPVYPGDTLRASSEVIGLKQNSNGTSGVVYVRTRGSNQRGETVLEYCRWVMVRKKDAEAPAPETVLPELKAALAPADLVIPAGLDFTNYDFTLAGEPHRWGDYAVGEQIDHVDGVTIEEAEHMLATRLWQNTAKVHFDATHRDDGKRLIYGGHVISMARALSFNGLANAQMIVGLNAGAHANPCFAGDTVKVWSEVLDRAETAAPGVGALRLRLVATKGGAPFALKGADGKYLPHVLLDLDYWALIPR, translated from the coding sequence ATGGCCAAGACCAACCCCGGTCGCTTCTTCGAGGATTACCGCATCGGTCAGGTCATCGACCACGCCGTGCCGCGCACCGTCTCGGGTGGGGAAAGGGCGCTCTACCACGCGCTCTACCCGGCCCGTCATGCGCTCTATTCCTCGGACGAGTTCGCCCGGAGCGTTGGTCTGCCCTCGGCGCCGCTGGACGATCTGGCGGCGTTCCACCTCGTCTTCGGCAAGACCGTGCCCGATGTCTCGCTGAACGCGGTCGCGAACCTCGGCTATGCCGAGGGGCGCTGGCTGCAGCCGGTCTATCCGGGCGATACCCTTCGCGCCTCCTCCGAGGTGATCGGGCTCAAGCAGAACTCGAACGGCACCTCGGGCGTGGTCTACGTGCGCACGCGCGGCAGCAACCAGCGCGGCGAGACCGTGCTGGAGTACTGCCGCTGGGTGATGGTGCGGAAGAAGGACGCTGAGGCGCCCGCGCCCGAGACCGTGCTGCCCGAACTGAAGGCGGCGCTGGCGCCGGCGGATCTGGTGATCCCCGCGGGGCTCGACTTCACGAATTACGATTTCACCCTCGCCGGGGAGCCGCATCGCTGGGGCGATTACGCGGTCGGCGAGCAGATCGACCACGTCGACGGCGTGACGATCGAGGAGGCCGAGCACATGCTCGCCACCCGGCTCTGGCAGAACACCGCCAAGGTGCATTTCGACGCCACCCACCGTGACGACGGCAAGCGGCTGATCTACGGCGGGCACGTGATTTCCATGGCGCGGGCGCTCAGCTTCAACGGGCTGGCGAATGCGCAGATGATCGTCGGGCTGAACGCCGGGGCCCATGCAAACCCTTGTTTTGCCGGGGATACCGTCAAGGTCTGGTCCGAGGTTCTCGACCGGGCCGAGACCGCCGCGCCGGGCGTCGGCGCGCTGCGGCTGCGGCTCGTGGCGACCAAGGGCGGGGCGCCCTTCGCGCTGAAGGGGGCGGACGGGAAATACCTGCCGCACGTGCTGCTCGACCTCGATTACTGGGCGCTGATCCCGCGCTGA
- a CDS encoding NnrU family protein, translating into MLLLILGVALWWAAHLFKRLAPEARAKMGEKGKGVMALALIVSVVLMIFGYRMADGAFFYGRTPATVGINNLLMLAALYLTSPGPKKGAIFYKMRHPMLTGFLLWAIAHLLVNGDTPSFVLFGGLGIWALVEMSTINRTEPDWTPPAKGEIKKDLIFVAASLVLLFVIGAIHTWLGYPTFG; encoded by the coding sequence ATGCTGCTTCTGATTCTCGGCGTCGCGCTCTGGTGGGCGGCGCATCTGTTCAAGCGCCTCGCGCCCGAGGCACGGGCGAAGATGGGCGAGAAGGGCAAGGGCGTGATGGCGCTCGCCCTGATCGTCAGCGTCGTCCTGATGATCTTTGGCTACCGCATGGCCGACGGCGCCTTCTTCTACGGTCGCACCCCTGCGACGGTGGGGATCAACAACCTGCTGATGCTGGCGGCGCTCTACCTCACCTCGCCCGGGCCGAAGAAGGGCGCGATCTTCTACAAGATGCGCCACCCGATGCTGACCGGCTTCCTGCTCTGGGCCATCGCGCACCTCTTGGTGAACGGCGACACGCCCTCCTTCGTGCTCTTCGGCGGGCTCGGCATCTGGGCGCTGGTCGAGATGAGCACGATCAACCGCACCGAGCCCGACTGGACACCGCCCGCGAAGGGCGAGATCAAGAAGGACCTGATCTTCGTCGCGGCCAGCCTCGTGCTGCTCTTCGTGATCGGGGCGATCCACACCTGGCTCGGCTATCCCACTTTTGGATGA
- a CDS encoding CoA ester lyase, whose amino-acid sequence MDLALRPYRSVLYIPGSKERALDKARALPVDAIIFDLEDAVAPAEKPAARETLAAALGVGGYGNRTRIVRINGLDTEWGEADARAADVMDCDAVLLPKVEDPAQLDALAALTGKPLWAMMETPKGMLNAQAIGAHPRLAGMVMGTNDLAKELNSRFRADRLPMLTSLQLCLLAAKASGCTIVDGVYNAFKDDDGLKAECDQGRDMGFDGKTLIHPAQVEIANAAFAPTEGEIDLARRQIHAFEAAEAAGQGVAVVDGRIVENLHVVTAKSVLAKADAIAAMGA is encoded by the coding sequence ATGGATCTCGCGCTTCGGCCCTATCGCTCGGTTCTCTACATTCCCGGCTCGAAGGAGCGGGCGCTCGACAAGGCGCGCGCCCTGCCGGTGGATGCGATCATCTTCGACCTCGAGGATGCCGTGGCCCCCGCGGAGAAACCCGCCGCGCGCGAGACGCTGGCCGCGGCGCTGGGCGTCGGTGGCTATGGCAACCGCACGCGGATCGTGCGGATCAACGGGCTCGACACCGAATGGGGCGAGGCGGATGCCCGCGCCGCCGATGTCATGGATTGCGACGCGGTGCTGCTGCCCAAGGTCGAGGATCCGGCGCAGCTCGATGCGCTGGCTGCTCTGACCGGCAAGCCGCTCTGGGCGATGATGGAGACGCCGAAGGGCATGCTCAACGCGCAGGCGATCGGCGCGCATCCGCGGCTGGCGGGCATGGTCATGGGCACCAACGACCTTGCCAAGGAGCTGAACTCGCGCTTCCGCGCCGACCGGCTGCCGATGCTGACCTCGCTGCAACTGTGCCTGCTGGCGGCCAAGGCCAGCGGCTGCACCATCGTCGACGGGGTCTACAACGCCTTCAAGGACGACGATGGGCTGAAGGCCGAATGCGATCAGGGCCGCGACATGGGCTTCGACGGCAAGACGCTGATCCACCCGGCGCAGGTCGAGATCGCCAATGCCGCCTTTGCCCCGACCGAGGGCGAGATCGACCTTGCCCGGCGGCAGATCCACGCCTTCGAGGCGGCCGAGGCCGCGGGGCAGGGGGTTGCCGTCGTCGACGGCAGGATCGTGGAGAACCTGCACGTGGTGACGGCGAAATCGGTGCTGGCCAAGGCCGATGCCATTGCCGCGATGGGGGCTTGA
- the mdh gene encoding malate dehydrogenase, whose product MARPKIALIGAGQIGGTLAHLAALKELGDVVLFDISEGTPEGKALDIAESGPSEGFDAKLKGTQDYADIAGADVCIVTAGVPRKPGMSRDDLLGINLKVMKSVGEGIKENAPDAFVICITNPLDAMVWALQKFSGLPPHKVCGMAGVLDSARFRHFLSVEFDVSMKDVTAFVLGGHGDTMVPSVRYSTVAGIPLPDLVEMGWTTQEKLDAIVQRTRDGGAEIVGLLKTGSAFYAPATSAIEMAEAYLKDQKRVLPCAAYCDGEFGLTDMYVGVPTVIGAGGIEKIVNIKLTKDEQEMFDKSVAAVNGLVEACKGIDSSLA is encoded by the coding sequence ATGGCCAGACCCAAGATTGCCCTCATCGGCGCGGGACAGATTGGCGGCACGCTTGCACATCTCGCGGCCCTGAAGGAACTCGGCGACGTCGTGCTCTTCGACATCTCGGAAGGCACGCCGGAAGGCAAAGCGCTCGACATCGCGGAATCCGGCCCCTCCGAAGGCTTTGACGCGAAGCTCAAGGGCACCCAGGACTACGCCGACATCGCGGGCGCAGACGTCTGCATCGTCACCGCCGGCGTGCCGCGCAAGCCCGGCATGAGCCGCGATGACCTGCTCGGCATCAACCTCAAGGTCATGAAGTCGGTCGGCGAAGGCATCAAGGAAAACGCGCCCGACGCGTTCGTCATCTGCATCACCAACCCGCTCGACGCGATGGTCTGGGCGCTGCAGAAGTTCTCCGGCCTGCCCCCGCACAAGGTCTGCGGCATGGCCGGCGTGCTGGACTCGGCCCGCTTCCGCCACTTCCTGTCGGTGGAATTCGACGTGTCGATGAAGGACGTCACCGCCTTCGTGCTCGGCGGCCACGGCGACACCATGGTCCCCTCCGTCCGCTACTCCACCGTCGCCGGCATCCCGCTGCCGGACCTGGTCGAGATGGGCTGGACCACGCAGGAGAAGCTGGACGCGATCGTGCAGCGCACCCGTGACGGCGGCGCCGAGATCGTCGGCCTGCTGAAGACCGGCTCGGCCTTCTACGCGCCGGCAACCTCGGCGATCGAGATGGCGGAAGCCTATCTCAAGGACCAGAAGCGCGTCCTGCCCTGCGCCGCTTACTGCGACGGCGAGTTCGGCCTGACCGACATGTACGTGGGCGTCCCGACCGTGATCGGCGCCGGCGGCATCGAGAAGATCGTGAACATCAAGCTGACCAAGGACGAGCAGGAGATGTTCGACAAGTCGGTCGCCGCGGTGAACGGCCTCGTCGAAGCCTGCAAGGGCATCGACTCCAGCCTCGCGTAA
- the sdhC gene encoding succinate dehydrogenase, cytochrome b556 subunit, translating to MADVNRGSRPLSPFMIGTYYRPQMTSISSIMVRITGIATFGFAFLVVCWLLAAASSPEAFAVVDGILTSFFGDLLMLLATWAIWYHMLGRLRHLIWDLGYCVEVEISQKLGWGMFIGATVLTLFTIIVV from the coding sequence ATGGCCGATGTGAACCGGGGCAGTCGCCCGCTTTCACCCTTCATGATCGGGACGTACTACCGCCCCCAGATGACGTCGATCTCGTCCATCATGGTCAGGATCACCGGAATTGCGACCTTTGGCTTTGCCTTCCTGGTGGTCTGCTGGCTGCTCGCGGCGGCAAGCTCGCCCGAGGCCTTCGCGGTGGTCGACGGCATCCTGACCAGCTTCTTCGGCGATCTGCTGATGCTGCTGGCGACCTGGGCGATCTGGTATCACATGCTGGGCCGGCTGCGGCACCTGATCTGGGATCTCGGCTACTGCGTCGAGGTCGAGATCTCGCAGAAGCTTGGCTGGGGCATGTTCATCGGTGCCACCGTCCTGACCCTCTTCACGATCATCGTGGTGTAA
- a CDS encoding ABC transporter substrate-binding protein, producing the protein MTRRLLLAAASLVAGLAGTAQADIVVSSKIDTEGGLLGNMIALALEHAGLPVERRLQLGGTQVVREAILADQIDIYPEYTGNAAFFFNEADADLWKDAAAAHDRAKELDAQNGITWLSSAPANNTWAIAVTGPVAEENKLDTMSDFGKWVAGGGEVKLAASTEFVSSPAVLPAMQETYGFALTEDQTVILSGGDTAATIQAAARGTSGVNAAMVYGTDGGVGATGLVVMKDDKGVQPVYEPTPIVRDAVLEEYPTIPEVLNPIFEGLSMETLQELNGRIQVGGEPSEAVAKDYLTKSGVLD; encoded by the coding sequence ATGACCCGCAGACTACTTCTTGCCGCCGCCAGCCTCGTGGCCGGCCTCGCCGGCACCGCACAGGCCGATATCGTCGTCTCGTCGAAGATCGACACCGAGGGCGGGCTTCTCGGAAACATGATCGCCCTCGCGCTCGAACACGCCGGCCTGCCGGTCGAGCGGCGCCTGCAGCTCGGCGGCACGCAGGTGGTGCGCGAGGCCATCCTCGCCGACCAGATCGACATCTACCCCGAGTATACCGGCAATGCCGCCTTCTTCTTCAACGAGGCCGATGCGGACCTCTGGAAGGACGCCGCCGCCGCCCATGACCGCGCCAAGGAGCTCGATGCCCAGAACGGCATCACCTGGCTCAGCTCCGCCCCGGCCAACAACACCTGGGCGATCGCCGTGACCGGCCCGGTGGCCGAGGAGAACAAGCTCGACACGATGAGCGACTTCGGCAAGTGGGTCGCCGGCGGAGGCGAGGTGAAGCTCGCCGCCTCGACCGAGTTCGTCTCTTCCCCCGCCGTCCTGCCCGCCATGCAGGAGACCTACGGCTTTGCGCTCACCGAGGACCAGACCGTGATCCTCTCGGGCGGCGACACGGCCGCGACGATCCAGGCCGCCGCGCGCGGCACCTCGGGCGTCAATGCCGCGATGGTCTACGGCACCGACGGCGGCGTCGGCGCGACCGGGCTCGTGGTGATGAAGGACGACAAGGGCGTGCAGCCGGTCTACGAGCCCACGCCCATCGTCCGCGACGCCGTGCTCGAGGAATATCCCACCATCCCCGAGGTGCTGAATCCGATCTTCGAGGGCCTCTCGATGGAGACCCTGCAGGAGCTCAACGGCCGCATCCAGGTCGGCGGCGAGCCCTCCGAGGCGGTGGCGAAGGACTACCTCACCAAGTCCGGGGTGCTGGACTGA
- a CDS encoding ABC transporter ATP-binding protein — protein sequence MIEIDRITKLYGRTRAVDAVSLTAETGTITVLVGTSGSGKTTLLRMINRLVEPTSGEVRINGEPTHAVKPHLLRRRIGYAIQGHGLFPHHTVARNIGAVPELLGWPKEKIAARVDELLTLFGMEPAEFRDRLPLELSGGQQQRVGVARALASRPDLLLMDEPFGALDPIIRTRAQEDLRAIQRKLGSTILLVTHDMDEAIRLGDRIAVMDGGRLVQYGPPEEIVARPATPFVAEMVGDAERPMRLLSLIPVSDLVEAGTADGAPLPATASLREALSACLWTGREAIPVEANGTPAGRVTLAAIRERAERHA from the coding sequence ATGATTGAGATCGACCGGATCACCAAGCTCTACGGCCGCACCCGCGCCGTCGATGCCGTCTCGCTCACCGCCGAGACCGGCACGATCACCGTGCTTGTCGGCACCTCCGGCTCGGGCAAGACCACGCTGCTGCGGATGATAAACCGGCTGGTCGAGCCGACCTCGGGCGAGGTCCGCATCAACGGCGAGCCCACCCACGCCGTCAAACCGCACCTCCTGCGCCGCCGCATCGGCTACGCCATCCAGGGCCACGGGCTCTTCCCGCACCACACGGTCGCGCGCAACATCGGCGCGGTGCCCGAGCTGCTCGGCTGGCCGAAGGAGAAGATCGCCGCGCGGGTGGACGAGCTGCTGACGCTCTTCGGCATGGAGCCCGCCGAGTTCCGCGACCGCCTGCCGCTCGAGCTTTCGGGCGGCCAGCAGCAGCGTGTCGGCGTTGCCCGCGCCCTTGCCTCGCGCCCGGATCTCCTGCTGATGGACGAGCCCTTCGGCGCGCTCGACCCGATCATCCGCACCCGCGCGCAGGAGGATCTGCGCGCCATCCAGCGCAAGCTCGGCTCGACGATCCTTCTCGTCACCCATGACATGGACGAGGCGATCCGCCTCGGCGACCGCATCGCGGTGATGGATGGCGGGCGGCTGGTGCAATACGGCCCGCCGGAAGAGATCGTCGCGCGCCCCGCCACGCCCTTCGTCGCCGAGATGGTCGGCGACGCCGAGCGGCCCATGCGGCTGCTCTCGCTCATCCCGGTCTCGGACCTCGTCGAGGCAGGGACCGCCGACGGCGCCCCCCTGCCCGCCACCGCCAGCCTGCGCGAGGCGCTCTCCGCCTGCCTCTGGACCGGGCGCGAGGCGATCCCGGTCGAGGCGAACGGCACCCCCGCCGGGCGCGTCACCCTCGCCGCCATCCGCGAGCGCGCGGAGCGCCACGCGTGA
- a CDS encoding DUF1737 domain-containing protein, with amino-acid sequence MKIYRLLTEDDTSAFCHKVSEALSKGWELYGSPTYAFDAANGVMRCGQAVTKDIDTPYTPDMKLGAQ; translated from the coding sequence ATGAAAATCTACCGACTGCTGACCGAGGACGACACCTCGGCCTTCTGCCACAAGGTGTCCGAGGCCCTGAGCAAGGGCTGGGAGCTCTACGGCAGCCCGACCTACGCCTTCGACGCCGCCAATGGCGTGATGCGCTGCGGCCAGGCCGTGACCAAGGACATCGACACGCCCTACACGCCGGACATGAAACTGGGAGCACAGTGA